One Bacillota bacterium genomic window carries:
- a CDS encoding LacI family transcriptional regulator: MVTLKDVAKKAGVSIATVSHALNDYDTVAPATKAKVWRVATELGYRPNLIARGLVTQRSHLIGLLTMEAGILTHLFFPDVIGGLVFGLQGSEFGLTLWVNEEDSAHPPSNQLWRQMQLEGIVVLGFEPKTSVLDALQMAKVPVVFVDIEGSGEQTTYVTSDNVGGSHKAVEYLVSLGHRRIGLIGGTDRFFIARQRFEGYRSGLEAAGIAYDPSLREYGDFTKEGGYRAMARLLDADNPPTAVFVVSDLMAFGAMECAQDRGLQIPRDLSIVGFDDIAASEHVRPALTTVRQFGVEMGRQAVNELLALIRNPEEHRPPRVIDVELVLRGSCGPPRAS, from the coding sequence ATGGTTACCTTGAAGGATGTTGCAAAAAAGGCAGGAGTGTCCATTGCTACGGTTTCCCACGCACTGAATGATTATGATACTGTAGCCCCTGCCACAAAGGCTAAGGTGTGGAGGGTGGCGACGGAGTTAGGGTATCGCCCCAATCTCATTGCCAGGGGACTAGTTACTCAGCGTTCCCATCTCATTGGCTTGTTAACTATGGAAGCGGGGATTTTAACGCACCTGTTTTTTCCCGATGTAATCGGGGGATTGGTTTTTGGGCTGCAGGGCAGTGAGTTTGGGCTGACACTATGGGTTAATGAAGAAGACTCTGCTCACCCTCCATCTAATCAGCTGTGGCGGCAGATGCAGTTAGAAGGCATAGTTGTCCTTGGCTTTGAGCCCAAGACCTCGGTGCTTGATGCCCTTCAGATGGCGAAGGTGCCGGTGGTGTTTGTGGACATCGAGGGAAGTGGGGAGCAGACTACATACGTTACTTCCGACAATGTCGGTGGCAGTCATAAAGCGGTGGAGTACTTAGTATCATTAGGACATAGGCGGATTGGATTGATCGGCGGCACAGACCGTTTCTTTATTGCCCGGCAGCGGTTCGAGGGCTACAGGTCGGGATTAGAGGCGGCCGGTATTGCCTACGATCCGTCTCTGAGGGAATATGGCGACTTCACGAAGGAGGGCGGGTATCGAGCGATGGCCCGATTGCTGGATGCCGACAACCCTCCGACAGCGGTCTTTGTAGTCAGCGATTTAATGGCCTTTGGAGCGATGGAATGTGCCCAGGATCGGGGACTGCAGATTCCCAGGGATTTATCAATTGTTGGATTTGACGACATTGCCGCTAGCGAACACGTGCGTCCGGCCTTGACAACGGTGAGGCAATTCGGTGTGGAGATGGGGCGACAGGCCGTCAACGAGCTACTGGCCCTAATCCGCAACCCCGAAGAACATCGTCCCCCTCGGGTGATCGACGTCGAGCTGGTTCTGCGAGGTTCCTGTGGACCACCCCGGGCAAGTTGA
- a CDS encoding class II aldolase/adducin family protein, which yields MDSELKLKQDIIEVGRRIYNRGFVAANDGNITIRIGEDEVLTTPTGVSKGFLTPEMLITVDMDGRVKSGTMRPSSELKMHLQVYREREDVRSVVHAHPPHATAFAVAGIPLKTPIMPEVVISLGWVPLAQYGTPSTEEIPESIRPYLQCHDAFLLENHGALTVGTDVYNAYFKMETLDLGAQISLLARQLGQEKPISRENVAKLLEIRKKLGVVGKHPANCAGVEEYLDQCFEEEDLPSPQGLAQIDAGTLAEIVTEVTKRVLAELRDK from the coding sequence ATGGATTCAGAGCTGAAATTGAAGCAGGATATTATTGAAGTGGGGCGGCGGATTTACAATCGGGGATTTGTCGCTGCTAACGATGGTAACATCACGATTCGCATCGGGGAAGATGAAGTACTGACCACGCCTACGGGGGTAAGCAAGGGATTTCTCACTCCGGAGATGTTAATTACCGTGGATATGGATGGTCGTGTCAAGTCCGGAACAATGCGACCCTCCTCGGAGTTGAAGATGCACCTTCAGGTTTATCGGGAGCGGGAGGATGTGAGATCGGTGGTGCACGCTCATCCCCCTCATGCAACGGCCTTTGCCGTGGCAGGGATCCCTCTAAAAACGCCGATTATGCCTGAAGTGGTGATTAGTTTGGGGTGGGTGCCACTGGCCCAGTATGGAACCCCGTCCACGGAGGAAATTCCTGAGTCCATTCGCCCCTATCTACAGTGCCACGATGCCTTCCTGTTGGAGAATCATGGGGCTTTGACCGTGGGTACCGATGTCTATAACGCTTACTTCAAAATGGAAACCCTAGATCTGGGCGCCCAGATCAGCTTGCTGGCTCGGCAGTTGGGGCAGGAGAAACCCATTAGTCGGGAGAATGTTGCTAAGCTGTTGGAGATTAGGAAGAAACTGGGAGTAGTCGGTAAGCACCCGGCAAACTGTGCGGGAGTCGAGGAGTATCTCGATCAGTGCTTCGAGGAAGAGGACTTGCCCTCCCCTCAAGGGCTGGCTCAGATCGATGCAGGAACCTTAGCTGAGATCGTTACTGAAGTCACCAAGCGGGTATTGGCAGAGCTCCGAGACAAATAG
- a CDS encoding MATE family efflux transporter, producing MSQLNLAEGQTRDQRPRKELGLSEIRSRVLRLAGPALVEQIFVTLVGMVDMMMVGRLGPAAVAAVGLANQPVNFALGIFIALNVGTTAVVARSIGAEQPKDADHAATQSAALTLVAGAVAALLGLMWSRQILVFMGADSGIISQGLGYMRVVSIGFVFMSLAMNLTASLRGAGEMKTTMVVNIVANIVNILGNYVLIYGNWGFPRLGVLGAGIATTFARMITCLLATIVLLRGNARVRMRLKGLLRPDLDMYKRVLHVGWPAAIEQLVLRSGQMVFVRTVAGLGTVVFAAHQIGMNIMSLSFMLGQAFGASATTLVGQSLGAQDPPLAEKCAKQTQLLAAGASMLVSLLFWTMGRQVVGLYTNDPEVTRWGALVLKIIAFALPFQTTQFVLRGALRGAGDTTWPLYATAVGVWGFRVALAYLLGIVLGWGLVGVWLALTLDQMVRALIITWRFRQGKWKYITV from the coding sequence TTGTCACAGCTGAATCTCGCAGAGGGACAGACCAGGGATCAGCGACCTCGGAAGGAGTTAGGTCTTTCCGAGATTCGCAGCAGGGTACTTAGGTTAGCAGGGCCGGCGCTGGTGGAACAGATCTTTGTTACCCTTGTTGGTATGGTGGACATGATGATGGTTGGAAGGTTGGGACCCGCCGCCGTTGCCGCTGTGGGGCTGGCCAACCAGCCGGTGAACTTTGCACTGGGCATTTTTATCGCTCTCAATGTAGGTACCACCGCCGTCGTTGCCCGGAGCATCGGGGCCGAACAGCCCAAGGATGCCGATCACGCAGCGACTCAGAGCGCGGCCCTGACGTTGGTGGCGGGGGCTGTTGCCGCGTTACTGGGACTGATGTGGTCCCGGCAAATTCTGGTTTTCATGGGTGCCGATTCCGGAATTATCTCCCAGGGCCTTGGTTACATGCGGGTTGTATCCATTGGATTTGTGTTTATGAGCCTGGCGATGAATCTGACCGCATCCTTGCGTGGTGCCGGTGAGATGAAGACCACGATGGTGGTCAATATTGTAGCCAACATCGTCAATATCCTGGGTAACTATGTCCTAATCTACGGGAACTGGGGTTTTCCCCGCTTAGGCGTGCTGGGAGCAGGAATTGCAACTACCTTTGCTCGGATGATCACTTGCCTCTTGGCAACTATTGTGTTGCTTCGGGGAAATGCCAGGGTACGTATGCGGCTCAAGGGGTTATTGCGCCCGGACTTGGACATGTACAAGCGGGTGCTGCATGTCGGTTGGCCGGCAGCCATTGAGCAGTTGGTCTTGCGTTCCGGTCAGATGGTGTTTGTCAGGACTGTGGCGGGGCTAGGAACCGTTGTCTTTGCGGCCCACCAAATTGGCATGAACATCATGAGTCTATCCTTTATGCTTGGTCAGGCCTTTGGCGCTTCGGCAACCACTTTGGTGGGACAGAGTCTGGGGGCGCAGGATCCCCCCTTGGCAGAGAAGTGTGCCAAGCAGACCCAGCTCTTGGCTGCAGGGGCTTCTATGCTGGTCAGCCTGTTGTTCTGGACCATGGGTCGGCAGGTTGTCGGCTTGTATACCAACGATCCCGAAGTCACCCGCTGGGGTGCACTGGTACTGAAGATTATTGCCTTTGCCCTACCCTTCCAAACGACACAGTTTGTCCTGCGGGGTGCATTGCGGGGAGCCGGGGACACCACTTGGCCCCTGTATGCGACGGCAGTGGGTGTTTGGGGATTCCGTGTAGCCTTAGCTTATCTCTTGGGAATAGTGCTGGGTTGGGGCCTAGTTGGAGTATGGCTTGCCTTGACACTGGATCAGATGGTGCGGGCTCTTATCATCACTTGGAGATTCCGCCAAGGAAAGTGGAAATATATTACTGTGTAG
- a CDS encoding 4Fe-4S binding protein: MAVRDMIVIDEEKCNGCGLCVPACAEGALQIIDGKARLLRDDFCDGLGACLGHCPQGALSIEKREAPEFDEEAAMAHARRLASQQPAPQQPAQESGVHMGCPGARMMELTPASCACWTKGEEGREAVEEIPSALTQWPVELALLSPSAPYLQDADLLLCADCVPIAYANFHQRLLQRRKVAVACPKLDDSTEYITKLATILVKNNLKRLTIAHMEVPCCSGLLAIANRAMEMAGKRVPIHQFMIGIDGTIKKEEQVA; this comes from the coding sequence ATGGCAGTACGCGATATGATTGTGATCGACGAGGAGAAATGCAACGGTTGTGGATTGTGCGTTCCCGCTTGTGCCGAAGGAGCCCTACAGATTATCGATGGGAAAGCCCGCCTGCTTCGGGATGACTTTTGCGACGGACTGGGTGCCTGTCTTGGCCATTGTCCCCAGGGAGCGCTGTCAATAGAAAAACGTGAGGCTCCGGAATTTGATGAGGAGGCAGCCATGGCCCATGCCCGTCGTCTGGCCAGCCAACAGCCAGCCCCCCAGCAACCGGCCCAGGAGAGTGGGGTTCATATGGGCTGTCCCGGGGCTCGGATGATGGAGTTAACCCCAGCTTCCTGTGCTTGCTGGACCAAGGGGGAGGAAGGCAGAGAGGCGGTGGAGGAGATCCCATCGGCTCTGACCCAGTGGCCGGTGGAATTGGCGCTGTTGTCGCCTAGCGCTCCCTATCTACAGGATGCCGACCTGTTGCTTTGTGCCGACTGTGTTCCCATTGCCTACGCAAACTTCCACCAGAGGTTGCTGCAGAGGCGCAAGGTAGCTGTTGCCTGCCCCAAACTCGATGATTCTACAGAGTATATCACCAAGCTGGCAACGATCTTGGTGAAAAATAACCTGAAGCGATTGACGATTGCCCATATGGAAGTCCCCTGCTGCTCGGGATTGCTGGCCATCGCCAACCGAGCGATGGAAATGGCCGGCAAGCGGGTACCCATTCATCAGTTCATGATTGGAATAGATGGGACTATCAAGAAGGAAGAACAAGTAGCCTAA
- a CDS encoding metal-sensitive transcriptional regulator, with product MSYRSDEVKKNLIHRLNRIEGQVRGINRMVEEDQYCLDILNQISAVRSALNRVGQILLESHIRGCVAGAIEQKRGDEAIDELMDVVSRYMK from the coding sequence ATGAGTTATCGAAGCGATGAGGTCAAGAAGAATCTGATCCACAGATTGAATAGAATCGAAGGTCAAGTCCGGGGGATTAACCGGATGGTTGAAGAAGATCAATATTGTCTCGACATCCTGAATCAGATATCAGCGGTGCGGTCTGCTCTCAATCGAGTGGGGCAGATTCTGCTAGAATCTCACATTCGGGGCTGTGTTGCCGGGGCAATTGAACAAAAGCGGGGCGACGAAGCCATCGATGAGTTGATGGATGTGGTTAGTAGGTACATGAAATAG
- a CDS encoding glycerophosphodiester phosphodiesterase: MQSGPMIIGHRGIPVLAPENTLAGIEKALELGADGIEIDVHLSQDGHVVVCHDERVDRTSDGKGAIAELTLAQLKEMDFGSWFDSSFTGERIPLLSEVLELFRGNAAWLNIELKTNVTPYPGIVQKTVELLREYDMMERTCISSFNHYTLVETQEVAPELPTALLYSACLYQPWQYAVGMKAKGLHPAYYTVDEATVSATKESGLFINPWTVDRTEDMERLARYQVTGIITNRPGLLRQVLGR; this comes from the coding sequence ATGCAGTCAGGTCCGATGATTATTGGACACCGGGGGATTCCGGTCTTGGCGCCAGAGAATACCCTAGCTGGTATCGAGAAGGCCTTGGAGTTGGGGGCCGATGGGATTGAGATTGATGTACATCTGAGTCAGGATGGTCATGTCGTTGTTTGTCACGATGAACGGGTGGACCGCACCAGTGATGGCAAAGGGGCGATCGCCGAGCTGACCCTGGCTCAGCTGAAAGAGATGGACTTTGGCAGTTGGTTCGACAGCAGCTTTACCGGGGAAAGGATTCCTCTGTTGTCGGAAGTTCTTGAGCTGTTCCGGGGCAATGCCGCCTGGCTTAATATCGAACTGAAGACGAATGTCACTCCTTATCCCGGGATAGTGCAAAAGACCGTTGAGCTGCTGAGGGAGTATGACATGATGGAGCGTACCTGTATCTCCTCCTTTAATCACTACACCTTAGTCGAAACCCAGGAAGTTGCACCGGAGCTGCCCACTGCCCTGCTGTATTCGGCTTGCCTATATCAGCCTTGGCAGTACGCTGTCGGGATGAAGGCTAAGGGTCTACATCCCGCCTACTATACAGTTGATGAGGCCACGGTTTCAGCTACCAAGGAGTCCGGACTGTTTATTAACCCCTGGACAGTAGATCGGACGGAAGATATGGAGAGACTCGCCAGGTACCAGGTGACGGGAATTATCACCAACCGTCCAGGTCTTCTCCGTCAGGTGCTGGGTAGATAG
- the mrdA gene encoding penicillin-binding protein 2, protein MEDKTFEHRVKAFSWLIWLILFILAARLWQLQIIQGDKYAALAEGNKSRIERVQAPRGEILDRNGLKLATNKVEYQVTVVRDDLDRPLEDVADTLAGMTGADPEDILRRLQSRDYRAFDPVPVVRHLGPETVICVAEEQQNIPGVHLEGAVVRTYPEGAVGSHVLGYLGMISQEELAQYSGYYGSDLIGKTGIERAYEAQLRGQDGWILREVDAIGRTQRVLETQDPIPGNNVVLSIDSDLQRVAEEIIRNNLERLRSNPDGPAAKAGVIIALDPWTGEILAMASEPGFDPNLLLPDAPNRNFAQLQADPALPMLHRATQGLYPPGSVFKPVTATAALALDKFKVDELYYATGRSKYGKKDWILNRYPPLAPHGWIDLPTALERSSNDFFWELCFRLGIDSLAKYARMFGFGESTGVDLFPQDKAGLVPDPEWKKRTFADRPVWDRNWYEAETMDLAIGQGYLLTTPLQVALMYSTLATHGVQYVPRLVMEIQSPTGDTIVRTEPEVARRIEMAEAKWRAIEKGLVAVVSNARGTARNVFRDFPVSVAGKTGSAEVNSGDAHGWFAGYAPVKAPEIVIVSFVENGGGGASAAAPMAREFLEYYFTRADSEGEFVDN, encoded by the coding sequence ATGGAGGATAAGACCTTTGAGCATCGAGTCAAGGCCTTTAGCTGGTTAATCTGGCTAATTCTCTTTATCCTTGCGGCCCGCCTGTGGCAGCTGCAGATCATCCAGGGAGATAAATATGCTGCTTTGGCTGAAGGCAACAAGAGTCGCATTGAGCGGGTTCAAGCCCCCCGGGGAGAGATCCTCGATCGCAACGGATTAAAGCTAGCCACGAACAAGGTTGAATACCAGGTGACGGTGGTCCGGGATGATTTGGATCGGCCCCTGGAGGATGTGGCCGACACCCTAGCCGGGATGACCGGGGCTGACCCTGAAGATATTCTCAGACGACTGCAATCTCGCGACTACCGAGCCTTTGATCCCGTTCCAGTGGTGCGCCATCTGGGACCAGAAACGGTAATTTGTGTGGCGGAAGAACAGCAGAATATCCCCGGCGTTCATCTTGAAGGTGCAGTGGTGCGCACCTATCCCGAGGGTGCCGTTGGCAGTCATGTCTTGGGTTATCTGGGGATGATCAGTCAAGAGGAGCTGGCCCAATACAGCGGTTATTACGGCTCAGACTTGATCGGCAAGACCGGGATCGAACGGGCCTATGAGGCGCAGTTAAGGGGACAGGATGGTTGGATTCTGCGGGAAGTTGATGCCATCGGTCGAACTCAAAGGGTGTTGGAGACCCAGGACCCTATTCCCGGCAACAACGTGGTATTGTCCATCGATTCTGACCTGCAAAGGGTTGCCGAGGAGATTATTCGAAACAACCTGGAGCGACTTCGCAGCAATCCCGATGGACCCGCGGCAAAGGCTGGGGTAATCATCGCCTTGGACCCTTGGACAGGGGAGATCTTGGCGATGGCTAGTGAGCCAGGCTTTGACCCCAATTTGCTGTTGCCCGATGCTCCCAATCGCAACTTTGCCCAGCTTCAGGCTGATCCTGCCTTACCGATGTTGCATCGGGCGACGCAGGGACTGTATCCTCCCGGTTCCGTCTTCAAACCCGTTACGGCCACTGCTGCCTTAGCCTTAGACAAATTTAAGGTCGATGAATTGTACTACGCTACCGGTAGGAGCAAATATGGGAAAAAGGACTGGATCCTCAATCGTTATCCACCCTTGGCACCCCACGGCTGGATCGATCTGCCAACGGCGTTGGAACGGTCCAGTAACGACTTTTTCTGGGAGCTATGCTTTCGTTTAGGAATAGATTCCTTGGCGAAGTATGCCCGGATGTTTGGCTTTGGCGAATCGACGGGAGTCGATCTTTTTCCTCAGGATAAGGCCGGGTTGGTCCCCGATCCCGAGTGGAAGAAGCGGACCTTTGCTGATCGCCCCGTCTGGGATCGAAATTGGTACGAAGCGGAAACCATGGATTTGGCCATTGGGCAGGGATATCTGTTGACTACCCCTTTGCAGGTGGCTTTGATGTACAGCACCTTGGCTACCCATGGTGTTCAGTATGTTCCCAGGCTGGTGATGGAGATCCAAAGCCCCACCGGGGATACCATTGTCAGAACGGAGCCTGAGGTGGCACGGAGAATCGAGATGGCTGAGGCCAAGTGGCGTGCAATTGAAAAGGGTTTGGTGGCCGTTGTGAGTAACGCTCGGGGGACTGCCCGCAATGTCTTCCGTGACTTTCCAGTTTCCGTTGCCGGTAAGACCGGTAGTGCCGAGGTCAATAGCGGCGATGCCCACGGTTGGTTTGCAGGATATGCCCCGGTAAAGGCTCCGGAAATTGTGATCGTTTCCTTTGTTGAAAACGGTGGGGGCGGTGCCTCGGCGGCAGCTCCCATGGCTCGAGAATTCCTGGAATACTACTTTACTCGAGCCGACTCTGAAGGGGAATTCGTGGATAATTGA
- a CDS encoding FMN-binding protein: MVLHKYRVVLAIIVLGLVIMGGCAQKESAWSDGTYRARTDPDSHNWYAQNEITITDGRITEVKYQEINAESGQPKGDDYRYPQAIEAQRTLEKQLLDTQDPDKVDIVSGATQTSQRFKETAKEALKQAK; this comes from the coding sequence ATGGTGCTCCACAAGTATCGAGTTGTTCTAGCAATAATTGTCCTGGGACTGGTGATTATGGGTGGTTGTGCCCAGAAGGAATCCGCCTGGTCCGATGGTACCTATCGGGCTAGGACGGACCCAGACTCCCACAATTGGTACGCACAGAATGAAATCACTATCACCGATGGTCGGATCACTGAGGTAAAGTACCAGGAGATCAATGCAGAATCGGGACAACCCAAGGGAGACGATTATCGGTATCCCCAGGCAATTGAAGCCCAAAGGACCTTGGAAAAACAGTTGTTAGATACTCAAGATCCCGATAAGGTAGATATTGTCTCGGGAGCTACGCAGACTTCGCAGCGGTTTAAGGAAACCGCAAAGGAAGCCCTGAAGCAAGCCAAGTAA